The genomic stretch TTGATGCGGAAGTTAGAGAGTGTATTGAATGCTCAGAATCGCTTTATCGCAGATGCAGCCCATCAGCTTCGAACGCCTTTGGCTGGCGCACAAGCTCAACTAGAACTGGCATTACAGGAAACCGATCCTGAACAACACCCGATGATGCTTGCGCGCGTCAGCGCAAGCATGGAGCGTCTATCGCATACCATTAGCCAATTACTTAGTTTGGCAAGAAACCAACAAGATGCTTCTCACAGTGTGGTGCTTCACCAGGTCAATCTCAATCAAATCGCGCAAGAAGTCACCACCGACATGGTTCCCACTGCCATTAAAAAAGGTATAGACCTTGGACTAGAAGCATTTGAGTCTTCAGCCACTGTATTAGGTGATAAAAAACGTCTGAAAGAGATGCTTTATAACTTATTGGATAATGCCTTGCTCTACACGCCAGAGGGAGGAAAGGTGACTGTCAACGTTCAACGCGAGGCCGGGGAAATTGTATTAAGTGTGGAAGATAGCGGTCCAGGAATTCCAATCGAGGAGCGAGAAAAGGTGTTTGAGCGATTTCATCGCATCATTGGATCAGGTCAAGAAGGAAGTGGACTTGGTCTTGCAATTGTGATGGAAATCGTACAGCTCCATCATGCAAACATAGAAATTAGCGATGACCCTACAAAAAAAGGGCTCAACATACAAGTTAGTTTTACTGAAGCAAGATCATAGAAATCAAAGGGATGCCATGCTTATAATATTTCTGGGGCTCATACTAGCATTGTTACCATTAATCCTCACCACCGCCTACCCACATTTGGTTGTGATTAGCATTTACGCGGGAATGTTACCTTGGTTAGCAATCGGCTGGGCAGCGATTGTCATGACGGTTGTGATGCGCCGTCAAAGAATTGCAGAATGGAGAGAAAAGCGCGAACGCTCAAAGCAAAACTAGATCGTCATTATTTTTTGTTTTCATCCCAAGCCTTATCAAGCACCAATTGCTTTTCTTCGAGTATTTTTTGAGCCTGATTGAGGCGCCCCTCTTTGACGGGCAATGATTTTTTAAGTGCATCTAACTGCTGATTTTGTTGCGCGATTCTTTTTTCAAGCTCTTTGATGGTGCCACTTAAAGTTTCATAATCTTGATTTGCTTTGTCGTATTCCTTTTGAGCCATTCGGACTTGGTATTTCTCATCACTTAAATCCTTAGCGATCACATTAAAGTTTGTGAAGGAAAGCAGGATTGCAAAAATCATGATGGCGCTTAAAGATTCTTTCTTGTGCTTCATTAAGTTAATCACTTGCATTGATCCTTTTAAATTTTATATGTATTCATCATAAATCAAAAACATGAAGGATTAATGTCATTCATGATCTTTAACCTCATAATAAAAAAGGGCTACGTTTACACGCAACCCTTTTCATCAATGCGATTAAGTTAAAGCCTTAGTTCGCGGTGCAACCATCTTCTTGCTTATGTGTTGCATCAACCACTACACGGCGGTTAGGCGCCAAGCACTCAATGATCTTCTTGTTACCTTTAACACCAGCACAGTCAACAACCGGCTCTGACTCACCTTTACCAACCGACTTAATACGAACGTCTTTAATGCCATGTGAAGCCAAATATTTCTTCACAGCGTCAGCACGTCGCTCTGATAGTTTTTGGTTGTAAGCATCGGAACCAATCTTATCGGTATGTCCAGTGACTAGGATAAACTCAATATCATCGTGCTCTTTAATCTTAGCAGCAACACCATCTAACACCTGGTTGTTTTTGCCTTTGATCGTGACTTTATCAAAATCAAATAGGGCTTCCGATTGAATAGTAATCGTTTCAATGACAGGCTTACAAACTGGCTTTGTCACAACGACAGGTTCAGCTGCAGGGGCCTCTAAGACGGGTTGTGGCGCAACTTGTTGCACGACAGGTTCTGCAACCACTGGTGCAGGCACTCCAAAGCGGAAGATAGCGCCGACATTTAATACTGTATTTGCTACTGTTTTGCTATCGGCACCTACCTCAGCTTGGCTCCAGACTGAACGTAAATCCGCTTGCAAGCCAATGTTCTCAGTCAAGGCGTATTGCACACCAGCCCCAACGTTACCCATCAATGAGTCTTTTGACCCACCAGACACGGCATAATCCAATTTATTGTGTGCATAACCAACACCCACTAATAAGAAAGGACGTAATTTTTCACGGCTGAACATATACAGCGCATCAACGCCTAGCAAAGTTTGCTTATATTTTCCGTTTGCATTGCCATCAACGCTGGCATAAGAACCACCAAATTGGACATCCCAGTTTTGGCTAATTTCTTTACCTGCACGCAGAAAACCACCCATACCATCGTCTGCTTTCAAGTCACTGTCAGTCCAGTTGTAGCTAACACCAGGAAGCGCATACCAAGCGCCTTTATAGGCGGCTTCATCTGCTGACGCAGCCAAAGAGGCAAAGCTCAATGCCGTCAAAATCGCCAAACTCATTAAATTCTTTTTCATATCAACTCCCTAAAAAAATACACACACAAAATAAAACGTTTATTAAATTTTATATAATTATACTTTATGGACAAACTGTTAGTAGCAAATTACTAAATAATATTAATTTTTTGATGCAATAGGAATCTGGTCCCAATGCGTGGTGTAGTTGGGACTTTTATTCCCCTGTTTCATTTTCCAGGGCCTTGCAAAACCCTCACTGGCGAGCTTGATACTTTCTCTGCCCATTTTGGCATTGATGCAATCCATTGTGCTCATGAGCTTGGTAGATCGACTCGATGATTGTCCTGATGCAAACAAATCAAATTGTGCTGAGGCACGCGGGATAAGCTCCCCCAAACATACCCCAGCTTTAGCATAGTTGAAATTTGGCTGATAAAGACGCTTAAGCGCCCATAGCGCAATCTTCACCAATTGCCGAGTGTCGTCGGTAGGCGTTGGCAAAGGAATTGTTATGCCATTGCCATACTGTGGCTCATCCAACTTAAACGGACTGGTTCTAATATAAACTTGAACAACGTTAGCTAACGATTGTTGACTACGTAGTTTTTCAGCCGCTCTACTCATGTACAAAGTAATGGACTCCGCCAAACTGTTGAAGTCCCGCACAGGATGGCCAAAGCTGCGTGAGCTAAGGATTTGTTTTCTTGGCGGTACGATTTCTTCCAACGCCATACAGGCAGTGCCATTTAATTCACGCACCGTTTTTTCCATGACCACACTAAACTGTTGTCTCAAATACTCTGAATCTGCTTGCTTCAAATCCAATACGGTATGAATGCCTAGCGCCTTAAGTTTGATGGCTAACTTTCGCCCGACTCCCCATACTTCACCCACATCGAGCAGACTAAACACGTCCTTTAATGCTCCCTCGCTTAGCTGGTTCAAATCACAAACTCCATTAAACTGCGCTTGCTTCTTAGCAATATGATTAGCTAGTTTAGCGAGTGTTTTAGTTGATCCAACCCCAACGCAAACAGGCAAACCTGTCCATTTCAAAATGCGCGCGCGCATTTGCTGGCCGTATTCCACTAAGTTTTTTTTCTCAAACCCTGTGAGATCCAAAAAACATTCATCAATTGAATAGACTTCTTGATTCGGACTAAAGTCACTGAGGATGGTCATGACACGGTTACTCATGTCTGCATACAAAGCATAATTACTCGACAATCCGGTTATCTGATGTTTTTTGACGAGATCTTGGCATTTGAACCAAGGCGCTCCCATCTTAATGCCTAGCGCTTTCGCTTCATTACTTCGAGAGATGACACAGCCATCGTTATTAGATAGCACAACCACCGGCCGTGATTTCAGAGTTGGGTTAAATGAGCGCTCACAACTGACATAAAAATTATTGACATCAATCAGTGCAATAGTGCGCTGAGCATTTAAAAAATGGTGATTTTCCATTTAAATCGGGGCGTCTTTTTTTGAGCGCCCTGGGTATCTTTTTTTCGACAGCCTAAGCAAGCAAGGGCCAATGGCTTTAGAGATTGGGTGTCGATACTTTGCAAAGATGACATAAAATTTTGCGTACAAGAATCTAAACCAAACAAAGGAGAAAAGATAATTCACGAACTTAAGATCTGTTCTTTTATAAGCCTCTTGAAAAACGCTAGGGCCGCGCATTAATCTATTCCCAATTCGTCCATGTATCGTTTTCATGGCCAACTCACAATTAACATCGCTGGATGCTTCAAGCGTATGTAAGTTCACAAAACATAATAAGCCGCGATGATTGTGATGCTCGAGAAAATGAATTTCAGCAAGACACAATGGACAGTGACCATCATAGTAAATGGTCAGTTTTTCGGTGATGGTTTTTAGAGATGCTAAATACATATCAAGATCCCTTTGATCATGTTGAGTAAAGTGCTCCAATATCCCAGCAATCTTGATCGGCTAAGCAACTGGCACTGCCTCAAATATTGATAATCTCTAAATTACTTTTAGAGATGTGCTTAGCAAGCAGGTGATAGGTGTCTAAATCAAATGCCAAGGTTTGTTTTGCGTCGCCGAGTGCATACAGTTCATCCTCACTTTTTAACGTGTCGATATGTCGCCATTGATCAAACACATGCAGTTCTGTTTTTTGACTCTCACGGCTGTATTCTTTGACAGCAATTCGCCCTTCAAAAGGCCATGATTTAAATTTGATCGATAATAGTGCTTGTTTTACTCTCAGGTAGTGAATGGCAACATCTTCTTTACCCAAACAAACCCCTTTGCAACGTTTAATTTGTGCACCAAAACATCCGCCCTTCCCTGACTCTAAGCCCAAGGTTTTCAGACATAAATGATGGGCGTCGGCAATACTTCTAATAGCTTCGGTGGCGTGTCGCTTTGATCTAAATGTGCCGAATAACTGTGCCATATTTTCAGGAATAATGTGATCTTCTCTCACAAGAGTCAGCAAGGGAGACTCGTCTGGGTTGGTCGATAAAAACCAAGAGCATAGTTGCCGCTCACGTCTGAGTTGACGGTTATGAATAGGTTGCCGCTCTTTCACCAATCTAGATTCGAGCAGAAGTGCGCCAAACTCTCCTGCTGTTTCTACCCATTCAATATATTTAATTTCTTGGCTGATTCGCATTTCTTTGGTGGAACTGTGATCGCTACTAAAATGCGACATCACTCGCGCTCTGAGATTAATGCTCTTGCCGATATAGAGTGGCAAACTATTTTCACCAAAGAACAAATAAACACCAGGGCCTTCAGGAATATCATCCATGACATGCTCATCCAAGCCTGAAGGCAAACTTGTGTGTTTGAAAAGCCCAGCAACGGCGGTCTCCAAGGCGTCTAAGCCCAACTCATCTTTGGCAAGGGCGATGAACTGCGCCATTACTTCCACATCGCCCATCGCTCGATGCCGCTGTGTACAGACAAGCTGGTGCCGATCAATGATTGCACTCAAGCCATGGCTTTTATACTGCGGATAAAGTTTTCGTGAAAGCTTGACGGTGCAAAGTACTTTTTGCTTTAAGGTAATGCCAATGCGCTTGAATTCTGTCTTTAAAAAGCCATGGTCGAACCTGACGTTGTGCGCGCACATCACGGCACCCTCTAAGTAATCCAACAACTCTCCCGCGACTTTTTCAAAAGTTGGGGCATCTTCAACCATTTCGTTAGTAATCCCCGTTAATCCTTGAATGAAGTCTGGAATGTTCATCTGAGGATTCACGAGTGTTTGCCAACGATCAACTTCAATCCCATCCTGAAAGCGAATTAATGCGATTTCAGTAATGCGATCTCTCAGTGGCGTGGCGCCTGTGGTTTCAAGGTCAAGTAATACGTAGTTAGCTAACATTTAACGTATGACGTCCTTTAATTTATTTGCTAGCTGCCATGAGGCCATAAAAGCACTTTCAATTTTTCCGCTTAGACACCAGTCACCACAACAGGCGACTTGAGATGCATAATCAATCATTTCCATTGGCGTGTCTTTTCTAGGGGCATTCGCATATTTCCAGCGCTTAAGCTTAAGGTATGAAGCATCCTCTAACTTTTGCCCAATAATCGCTTCTAACGCCAAAAGCATTGCCGCCACAATGTCAGACTCTTGCTGATCAAAATTATCTCCAGCCCAATCATTTCTGCTCAATGCAACCATCGTAAAAGGCTGACCTCTGTTGGGTTTTGAGCTATTGATTGAGATCCAACTCAATATTGATTTCGATACAAAAGCCGCATCCCAATCTAATAACTTGGGCGTCTCATACCCTAGCATTAAGGCAAAGCATGGTCGCATGACTACATCATCCAGCTGAGCCTTAAGACCTAAATTTTCAGGCAGTATCG from Candidatus Methylopumilus turicensis encodes the following:
- a CDS encoding sensor histidine kinase, which gives rise to MKKYSSLRKKLLRVLVPPLLILILLVSSILFRFAIVEQRDAFDNALYDSAYSIYQLLQKSEDSIEKLSLPKNEKQFILNDQSDVIFYNVADVHGKIINGETDEGLTPLLNTQTATPSFRYGVVKKLKVRIVSTLVNIEKNGTTLPVYIQVAETLNKREALASHVLIDIIVPQLLLLLCTLGIIWFGVERGLQPLFDLQTAVSKRSSLDLSEIDMPDVPTEVMILVNSVNTLMRKLESVLNAQNRFIADAAHQLRTPLAGAQAQLELALQETDPEQHPMMLARVSASMERLSHTISQLLSLARNQQDASHSVVLHQVNLNQIAQEVTTDMVPTAIKKGIDLGLEAFESSATVLGDKKRLKEMLYNLLDNALLYTPEGGKVTVNVQREAGEIVLSVEDSGPGIPIEEREKVFERFHRIIGSGQEGSGLGLAIVMEIVQLHHANIEISDDPTKKGLNIQVSFTEARS
- a CDS encoding exonuclease domain-containing protein; the encoded protein is MLANYVLLDLETTGATPLRDRITEIALIRFQDGIEVDRWQTLVNPQMNIPDFIQGLTGITNEMVEDAPTFEKVAGELLDYLEGAVMCAHNVRFDHGFLKTEFKRIGITLKQKVLCTVKLSRKLYPQYKSHGLSAIIDRHQLVCTQRHRAMGDVEVMAQFIALAKDELGLDALETAVAGLFKHTSLPSGLDEHVMDDIPEGPGVYLFFGENSLPLYIGKSINLRARVMSHFSSDHSSTKEMRISQEIKYIEWVETAGEFGALLLESRLVKERQPIHNRQLRRERQLCSWFLSTNPDESPLLTLVREDHIIPENMAQLFGTFRSKRHATEAIRSIADAHHLCLKTLGLESGKGGCFGAQIKRCKGVCLGKEDVAIHYLRVKQALLSIKFKSWPFEGRIAVKEYSRESQKTELHVFDQWRHIDTLKSEDELYALGDAKQTLAFDLDTYHLLAKHISKSNLEIINI
- a CDS encoding OmpA family protein; the protein is MKKNLMSLAILTALSFASLAASADEAAYKGAWYALPGVSYNWTDSDLKADDGMGGFLRAGKEISQNWDVQFGGSYASVDGNANGKYKQTLLGVDALYMFSREKLRPFLLVGVGYAHNKLDYAVSGGSKDSLMGNVGAGVQYALTENIGLQADLRSVWSQAEVGADSKTVANTVLNVGAIFRFGVPAPVVAEPVVQQVAPQPVLEAPAAEPVVVTKPVCKPVIETITIQSEALFDFDKVTIKGKNNQVLDGVAAKIKEHDDIEFILVTGHTDKIGSDAYNQKLSERRADAVKKYLASHGIKDVRIKSVGKGESEPVVDCAGVKGNKKIIECLAPNRRVVVDATHKQEDGCTAN
- a CDS encoding thiol-disulfide oxidoreductase DCC family protein, with the translated sequence MYLASLKTITEKLTIYYDGHCPLCLAEIHFLEHHNHRGLLCFVNLHTLEASSDVNCELAMKTIHGRIGNRLMRGPSVFQEAYKRTDLKFVNYLFSFVWFRFLYAKFYVIFAKYRHPISKAIGPCLLRLSKKRYPGRSKKDAPI
- a CDS encoding Y-family DNA polymerase, which codes for MENHHFLNAQRTIALIDVNNFYVSCERSFNPTLKSRPVVVLSNNDGCVISRSNEAKALGIKMGAPWFKCQDLVKKHQITGLSSNYALYADMSNRVMTILSDFSPNQEVYSIDECFLDLTGFEKKNLVEYGQQMRARILKWTGLPVCVGVGSTKTLAKLANHIAKKQAQFNGVCDLNQLSEGALKDVFSLLDVGEVWGVGRKLAIKLKALGIHTVLDLKQADSEYLRQQFSVVMEKTVRELNGTACMALEEIVPPRKQILSSRSFGHPVRDFNSLAESITLYMSRAAEKLRSQQSLANVVQVYIRTSPFKLDEPQYGNGITIPLPTPTDDTRQLVKIALWALKRLYQPNFNYAKAGVCLGELIPRASAQFDLFASGQSSSRSTKLMSTMDCINAKMGRESIKLASEGFARPWKMKQGNKSPNYTTHWDQIPIASKN